The segment GAAATATCAATTGGCCCTGACCTACCTCGACCTCTCTCGTTTACTCGAAACGCCTGAGACTCAGACAACCAGATACCGCCAGTCCGCACTAAAACTCTTCCAAGAATCTGCCCACATCTACCGACAACAAGGCAATTCAGACTCATTACAAAAAGTGCTGAATGCCATTGAATTGGAACAGTTTGAATGAAGAGTTAAACCGAAGTGCGAATTGAAAATAATGTTCGGTACTGCGTCTACGAAAAAAGAGGTCGCAATCAAGATTGATTGCGACCTCTTTTGTATTTATTTCAGGTTCGCCTTGCGGTGACCTGGAACAGATTCAGATAATTACTCTGGAGCGGTGAAAGGGACCATGCCTTCCATGATCAGGTCACCGAAAGTTTTGCCTTCGACTTCGCTTTTTTCTCCAGCAGCTTTTTCCAAAGCAGCCTGGATTTTTTCTTCGTCTTTGACTTTCTCTTCTCCGAGTGCTTTACCGACGGCCATGCCGTACAGGTTACGCATTTTCGGGTTCACCCCTTTGCCCGTCTCTTTGGCGGGGTGACATACGAGGCAACCGAGCTTTTTAATTTCGGCATTATCTTCGTAAGTTTTGGTAATCACTTTTTTGTAGTTGGGGCGAGCCTGGGCGGAATCGCTGTTCATGACGACAGTCAACGTGACCATCAAACCTGCGATGAGACTCAGGGACAACATTTTTCGTGCTGTTCGCATTAACACAACCTCCCGAACAGATGAATTTTAAGTTTATGGAGATGTTTACAAGTGACGTCGTTCACAGACAGTAGTCAATCTGCAGAGGAAAAGTCCGTCGTCTGCTTCAGAACCACTTGAATAAGTTACTATCACCCCCAGAGCACCTGGCAGGAATAACTTAAGACAGGTTCCGAAACTGTTTAAAAACACAGTTAAGACAATACCTGGAACGGATTGAAAAACAGCCTTGGTTACCGAATTCCAACCGATAGGTCACCATCCATAAGTACGCATTTATTTAAATGGCCACCCGAAGCGATGTCAACTCACTAAACCAAGCTGTTTTGAAGAAACACCTTCGGCGCTCGTACTTTCTCGTCAATTGACGATTGCGTTTGCACTATCGATGTTGCACATTGAGGATGACTTAATTTACCGCAACACGGTCAAGTATGCTGACATTGCTATCCTGCGCGTCAGGACATGTCATAAACGAGGTGGTTCAGATAAACTTTAACGCGCAACAGGAGCTTATTCTGATGGCATTCTTCTCTAAACAGGCATTCGGCCTGGTCGTCCTTGGCCTCTTGTCAGGTCAGTTTTTCACACAAGCGTCGTTGGTGCTGGCTGCTGAACCCGAAACAGCAGCGACCGCCTGGGGCGGTAGCCCGAACATCGTGTTGATTCTATCCGACGATCAAGCCTGGACCGATTTCAGCTTTATGGGTCATCCCGATATCGATACTCCGAATCTCGATGCTCTCTCCGAAGAAAGTTTTCTGTATCCAGATGGCTACGTAACCACCAGCCTATGTCGCCCTTCACTCGCCACTTTGATCAGCGGATACTACCCGCATCAACATGGGATCACTGGGAACGATCCTCCCAAGGGAACGGACCGGAACCTGATGCTGAAACATATCGATCGCATTCCGAAGCTGCCTGCGATGTTGGCAGAAAAAGGTTACGTCAGTTTTCAATCTGGAAAATGGTGGGAAGGTGCACCCAGTCGCGGTGGATTTACGGCGGGCATGACTCATGGTGACACATCCCGCGGTGGCCGTCATGGGGATGAAGGCTTGAAAGTCGGTCGTCAGGGCATGGCCCCTGTTTTCAATTTCATTGACTCCCATGCCGGTAACCCGTTTTATTTATGGTATGCTCCTTTTCTACCGCATACGCCTCATACCCCCCCACAACGCCTCTTGGATAAATACACGCAGGAAGGACGCCCGATTCAACTGGCGAAATATTACGCCATGTGTGAATGGTTTGATGAAACCTGTGGAGAACTCGTCGACGGGTTGACCGAACGAGGCATGCGAGAGAATACGTTAATTGTCTTCGTCACAGACAATGGATGGATCCAGAAAACACCGGAGTCGAAAATTCCTCCTGGGTGGAGACAACCTTTCGCACCGCGATCTAAACGTTCGCCGAATGATGGAGGTTTACGGACTCCCATCTTCTTCAATTGGCCGGGAGTAATTAAACCCGGAATCTCCGAGACACCGGTTACAGCTCTGGATGTCGTACCCACAATGCTGGCTGCGGCGGGTTTAGAGAAAACCGAGGCGATGCCCGGCGTCAATCTGTTTCCTGAGGGAACACCCCGAACCGACCTGGATGACCGGCCACTATTCGGTGAAATCTTTGAACACGATCTCGTCGATATCGACGCCCCCAGTACGAGCCTGCTTTACCGCTGGGTGCGAAGTGACGACTGGAAATTGATTCTCCCGGAAGCTGAGAATGAGCCAGTTCAACTGTATCAATTGGCGGATGATCCTCACGAAAACCACAACCTGGCAGCAAAATACCCTGAACTTGTGGTGAAATTGACCTCTCAGATCAATAACTGGTGGGATGGTAGAACTGACAATCTGCAGTAATATGCAGACCTGACGGTATTATCTGGGACAAGGAATGACCTTACCGCCGCAATTTGGCCAGATAGTTCGTCTGGTTTACGGAATTTTGTAACAGGAGCCCTGCAAACCACTTGCTCGATTTTTGAGTATTGAATAAACTTCGAACGTCTTGAAGTCAGAAAACAAGGTCGCTGCCAGTCAGCGATCTCTGACTCTTTCTTACCCGGTAGTGTAATGGTAACACAACAGGTTTTGGTCCTGTTATTCTAGGTTCGAGTCCTAGCCGGGTAATTTTTTATGCGCAGTTGGTTTAAAGGTCCCCCTTTTTAAGTAGAATCTGGGTGTGGACAGGCGTGCTCGCATACCAACTGCAGACAATACTAATAGCGAGTATGCAATGCTTCCCGCTCCCGGTCTCTGCGGATCCGGTTGAGTTCAGACATCAACTCATCGAATTTATCTTCTTCGCGAGCTATGTCTCCAGTCTTTTTCTTGATCATGGGGAGCAGGTAACCTTCCCCCATCCACATCAGCACCTGGCGTTCTCTCTGCCTCACATCGCTGGTGTTTTTCAAGTTATAGACCATGTCTTCGATTTCGTCGCCACGGTCCGCGATGAACTCATTCCATTCGGCTTCCGAAGCATTTGCTGATCGTAAACGGAAGTAATCTTTGTGGACTTCCGTAAAGCAGTTGTAGCATTCTTCCGCTATGAAAAAGGGGGGCTGGTTATACCACTTATAGGCGGCGTAGCCGGAGGGGATTAGAATCGCCATGGCGATCACCACATAAATATTGATGATGTATCGCAGGAAGCTGCCTGCCGCCAAGGTAGCGATCGCGTCAACGGCATCGCGAATGAAATTGGTCAGCTTATAAAGGAGATCGCCTGGCGACAAAATCGATGGGGACTGTTTTCTCACCTTCTTCGGTTTGGCGTGAATGTTTGCGACTTGTTTGTTCGCTGGCGGAGGAGTCTGAGTTGCCGGCCCAGAACTACGTTGCTCGACAAAGTCATCAGCCCCTCCGGGACCTTTCCCTTCCTCGACTTTCCTTTTATGGAACAGTTCCGGGTGAAACTGTCGAAGAATGTCATCGGCAGCCGAAGTATTGTTTGAATCGGGGGTGTTACTTTTATTATTCATACTAATTCACACTCTGATTT is part of the Polystyrenella longa genome and harbors:
- a CDS encoding sulfatase-like hydrolase/transferase; its protein translation is MAFFSKQAFGLVVLGLLSGQFFTQASLVLAAEPETAATAWGGSPNIVLILSDDQAWTDFSFMGHPDIDTPNLDALSEESFLYPDGYVTTSLCRPSLATLISGYYPHQHGITGNDPPKGTDRNLMLKHIDRIPKLPAMLAEKGYVSFQSGKWWEGAPSRGGFTAGMTHGDTSRGGRHGDEGLKVGRQGMAPVFNFIDSHAGNPFYLWYAPFLPHTPHTPPQRLLDKYTQEGRPIQLAKYYAMCEWFDETCGELVDGLTERGMRENTLIVFVTDNGWIQKTPESKIPPGWRQPFAPRSKRSPNDGGLRTPIFFNWPGVIKPGISETPVTALDVVPTMLAAAGLEKTEAMPGVNLFPEGTPRTDLDDRPLFGEIFEHDLVDIDAPSTSLLYRWVRSDDWKLILPEAENEPVQLYQLADDPHENHNLAAKYPELVVKLTSQINNWWDGRTDNLQ